From the genome of Haemophilus parainfluenzae, one region includes:
- the serC gene encoding 3-phosphoserine/phosphohydroxythreonine transaminase, which produces MSKVFNFSAGPAMIFPEVLQKAQAELTNWLGQGVSVMEVSHRGKYFMELIAQAEKDLREVYHIPDNYHVLFLQGGARGQFAALPMNLIGEKGKALYLNSGHWSATAAKEARNFAEIDEITIVENGDHTHITNLDFSKIAEQYDYVHYCPNETISGVEIFDVPNVGNAVLVADMSSNILSREIDISKFGVIYAGAQKNLGPAGITLVIIRDDLIGHSRQATPSIWNYATQRDADSMINTPPTFAWYLCSLVFKHIQAIGGLKEIAKRNAVKAQTLYDYIDSSKLYRNVVAKENRSTMNVTFVTGNPELDAKFVAESTAAGLQALKGHKVLGGMRASIYNAMPLEGVQALIEFMRKFEAENS; this is translated from the coding sequence CAACTGGCTTGGTCAAGGTGTATCGGTAATGGAAGTCAGTCACCGTGGCAAATATTTTATGGAATTGATTGCTCAAGCAGAAAAAGATCTACGCGAGGTATATCACATTCCAGATAACTATCATGTGTTATTCCTACAAGGTGGGGCTCGTGGTCAATTTGCGGCATTACCAATGAACCTAATTGGTGAGAAAGGCAAAGCACTTTACTTAAATAGCGGACATTGGTCTGCAACCGCAGCAAAAGAAGCGCGTAACTTTGCTGAAATTGATGAAATTACCATTGTGGAAAATGGTGATCACACTCACATCACCAATCTTGATTTCAGCAAAATCGCTGAACAATACGATTACGTTCACTATTGCCCAAATGAAACCATCAGCGGTGTTGAAATTTTTGATGTACCAAATGTGGGCAATGCCGTACTTGTAGCGGATATGTCATCTAACATTCTTTCTCGTGAAATTGATATTAGCAAATTTGGTGTCATTTATGCCGGTGCGCAAAAAAACCTTGGTCCAGCAGGGATTACACTCGTGATTATTCGTGATGATTTAATTGGTCATTCTCGCCAAGCCACTCCATCAATTTGGAATTATGCAACACAGCGTGATGCTGATTCCATGATCAATACCCCACCAACCTTTGCTTGGTATCTCTGTTCATTGGTTTTCAAACACATTCAAGCAATTGGCGGCTTAAAAGAAATTGCAAAACGTAATGCCGTGAAAGCACAAACCCTTTATGATTACATTGATAGCAGCAAACTCTATCGTAACGTAGTGGCTAAAGAAAACCGTTCAACCATGAATGTCACATTTGTGACAGGCAATCCTGAACTTGATGCTAAATTTGTTGCAGAATCGACAGCTGCCGGTCTTCAAGCCTTAAAAGGTCACAAAGTGCTAGGTGGTATGCGTGCTTCTATCTATAATGCGATGCCATTAGAAGGCGTACAAGCGCTCATTGAATTCATGAGAAAATTTGAAGCTGAAAATAGCTAA
- the hisC gene encoding histidinol-phosphate transaminase — translation MQYINVANQGVKSLSPYQAGKPIEELERELGITDIVKLASNENPFGFPESAKKAIQAQLDHLTRYPDANGFELKTAIAKKFGVQPNQITLGNGSNDLLELFAHTFAGEHDEVIYSQYAFIVYPLVTKAINAVAKEIPAKDWGHDLNGFLTALSDKTKLIFIANPNNPTGNFLTEAELDAFLAKVPENVIVVLDEAYTEFTHPSERVNSFALLEKYPNLIVSRSLSKAYGLAGLRIGYAVSNPEIADLLNRVRQPFNCNSLALTSAIAVMNDDAFVEKVAENNRQEMKRYEAFCQEYGLDFIPSKGNFITIDFKQPAAPIYDALLREGVIVRPIAGYGMPNHLRISIGLPQENDKFFTALVKVLNLGK, via the coding sequence ATGCAATACATCAATGTTGCCAATCAAGGCGTAAAATCTCTTTCGCCTTACCAAGCAGGAAAACCCATCGAAGAACTCGAACGCGAATTAGGCATTACGGATATCGTTAAACTGGCCTCAAATGAAAACCCTTTCGGCTTTCCTGAAAGTGCGAAAAAAGCCATTCAAGCCCAACTTGATCATTTAACTCGCTACCCTGATGCAAATGGTTTTGAACTTAAAACAGCTATTGCAAAAAAATTTGGTGTGCAACCAAACCAAATCACCCTTGGCAATGGTTCTAACGATTTATTAGAGCTCTTTGCTCATACCTTTGCGGGTGAGCATGATGAAGTGATTTATTCACAATACGCCTTTATTGTTTACCCTTTAGTGACCAAAGCCATTAACGCTGTCGCAAAAGAAATTCCTGCTAAAGATTGGGGACACGATTTAAACGGATTTTTGACCGCACTTTCAGATAAAACCAAACTGATTTTTATTGCCAATCCAAACAATCCAACAGGGAATTTCTTAACGGAAGCTGAATTGGATGCTTTCTTGGCCAAAGTCCCTGAAAATGTTATTGTGGTATTAGATGAAGCTTATACTGAATTTACTCATCCTAGTGAACGGGTTAATTCTTTTGCATTACTGGAAAAATACCCTAACCTTATCGTTTCACGTTCTCTATCAAAAGCTTATGGTTTGGCAGGTTTACGCATTGGCTACGCGGTCTCTAATCCTGAAATTGCAGATTTATTAAACCGTGTTCGTCAGCCATTTAATTGTAATAGTCTCGCTTTAACTAGTGCGATTGCAGTGATGAATGATGATGCTTTTGTCGAAAAAGTGGCTGAGAATAATCGCCAAGAAATGAAACGTTATGAAGCCTTCTGTCAAGAATATGGTTTAGACTTTATTCCGTCTAAAGGTAACTTTATTACCATTGATTTTAAACAGCCTGCCGCACCAATTTATGATGCATTATTGCGTGAAGGCGTGATTGTACGCCCAATTGCAGGTTATGGCATGCCAAATCACTTACGCATCAGTATTGGCTTACCGCAAGAAAATGACAAATTTTTTACTGCACTCGTTAAAGTGCTGAATTTAGGAAAATAA
- the ybeY gene encoding rRNA maturation RNase YbeY, producing MGNMIIDLQLASENTEGLPSEAQILQWATAAVQPESDNVEMTVRIVDEAESHDLNLTYRGKDRPTNVLSFPFECPDEVELPLLGDLVICRQVVEREAIEQEKPLMAHWAHMIVHGSLHLLGYDHIDDDEAEEMESLETEIMQGLGFADPYLSEK from the coding sequence ATGGGCAATATGATTATTGATCTGCAATTGGCGAGCGAAAATACTGAAGGCTTGCCATCAGAAGCGCAAATTCTGCAATGGGCAACAGCCGCAGTGCAACCAGAAAGTGATAATGTGGAAATGACCGTGCGCATTGTTGATGAAGCAGAAAGTCATGATTTAAATTTGACTTATCGTGGAAAAGATCGTCCAACCAATGTGTTGTCTTTCCCTTTTGAATGCCCTGATGAAGTGGAATTACCGCTGTTGGGCGATTTAGTGATTTGTCGTCAAGTGGTGGAGCGTGAAGCTATCGAGCAAGAAAAGCCTTTAATGGCACATTGGGCGCATATGATTGTGCATGGCAGCTTACATTTGTTGGGGTACGATCACATTGACGATGATGAAGCTGAAGAAATGGAAAGTTTAGAAACTGAAATTATGCAGGGTTTAGGCTTTGCCGATCCTTACCTTTCCGAAAAATAA
- a CDS encoding Cof-type HAD-IIB family hydrolase, whose translation MYKAVFSDFDGTLLTSDHRISPKTLDAIQRITKQGIPFTPISARSPLGIWPYAKLIENYNIIVAFSGALILDKNATPIYSVQLDPADIQAINQVLADHPALGVNYYTYDDCVARDLDNKWVIYERSVTGIQIDPYDESAVYSPHKIQIIGETDEVISIEKILKEKFPHLSICRSHANFLEVMHKSATKGNAVRFLEDYFHVKMEECVAFGDNFNDLDMLESVGLGVAMGNAPDEIKQAANRVTASHNDDGIALILNEIFPE comes from the coding sequence ATGTATAAAGCCGTATTCAGCGATTTTGATGGTACTTTATTAACTTCCGATCATCGAATTTCGCCTAAAACCTTAGACGCAATTCAACGCATTACCAAACAAGGTATTCCATTTACACCAATCTCTGCGCGTTCACCGCTTGGTATTTGGCCTTATGCGAAACTCATTGAAAACTACAACATCATTGTGGCATTTAGTGGTGCCTTGATTTTAGATAAAAACGCCACGCCTATTTATTCAGTACAACTGGATCCTGCTGATATTCAAGCCATTAATCAAGTATTAGCAGACCATCCTGCGCTAGGTGTGAATTATTATACTTATGATGATTGTGTTGCTCGCGATTTAGATAATAAATGGGTGATTTACGAACGTAGCGTAACGGGCATCCAGATCGATCCTTATGATGAAAGTGCGGTTTATTCTCCGCATAAAATCCAAATCATTGGTGAAACAGACGAAGTGATTAGTATTGAGAAAATCCTAAAAGAGAAATTCCCACATTTAAGCATTTGCCGTTCTCATGCGAATTTCCTTGAAGTGATGCATAAATCCGCGACAAAAGGTAATGCAGTACGTTTTCTCGAAGATTACTTTCATGTGAAGATGGAAGAATGTGTTGCTTTCGGCGATAACTTTAACGATTTAGATATGTTAGAAAGCGTGGGATTAGGCGTGGCAATGGGGAATGCGCCTGATGAAATTAAACAAGCCGCTAATCGCGTCACTGCTTCGCATAATGATGATGGAATTGCATTAATATTGAATGAGATTTTTCCTGAATAA